One stretch of Arachis duranensis cultivar V14167 chromosome 1, aradu.V14167.gnm2.J7QH, whole genome shotgun sequence DNA includes these proteins:
- the LOC107491032 gene encoding calmodulin-binding transcription activator 4 isoform X1: MAFFCCREETVIALVKLGAVPGLVDDPKSAFPRGKTTADLASSRGYKGVAGYMAEADLVNQLSRLTVNENEKDNIATNLATDNAFEFADTDSSKMTMDEQCYLRESLAAFQKLAYAAASI; encoded by the exons ATGGCCTTCTTTTGCTGTAG AGAGGAAACTGTAATTGCACTAGTCAAATTAGGTGCAGTCCCAGGTCTTGTTGATGACCCAAAATCAGCCTTTCCTCGAGGGAAAACAACAGCTGATTTAGCTTCAAGTAGAGGATATAAAGGTGTTGCTGGATACATGGCTGAGGCAGATCTTGTAAATCAATTGTCTAGATTAACTGTTAATGAAAATGAGAAGGACAACATTGCCACAAACTTAGCAACTGACAATGCATTTGAATTTGCTGATACTGATTCATCAAAGATGACAATGGATGAGCAGTGCTATCTAAGAGAGTCACTCGCtgcttttcaaaaattagcttATGCTGCTGCTTCAATCTAA
- the LOC107491032 gene encoding uncharacterized protein LOC107491032 isoform X2, whose amino-acid sequence MPLRSSDLKAECAFYSSSNDEFHPGACLASSKSVKGVCHEHHRVLVNVVHVGVGPISQSDVDLAQACDACIVGFNIKSPPIALSQAATRASIKLFCTVNSYV is encoded by the exons ATGCCTTTGCGGTCTTCTGATTTGAAAGCAGAATGTGCATTTTATAGCAGCAGTAATGATGAA TTTCATCCTGGAGCATGCTTGGCATCGTCAAAGAGTGTCAAGGGCGTGTGCCATGAGCATCATCGA GTTCTTGTGAATGTTGTTCATGTTGGTGTTGGCCCTATTTCTCAATCTGATGTGGACTTGGCACAAGCTTGTGATGCGTGCATAGTTGGATTCAATATCAAGAGTCCACCTATTGCTCTTAGTCAGGCAGCAACTCGTGCCAGTATCAAG CTATTCTGCACTGTGAACTCTTATGTATAG